The Gossypium arboreum isolate Shixiya-1 chromosome 4, ASM2569848v2, whole genome shotgun sequence DNA segment TTTATACAAGTTAGGCCCTAAACTTGGCAATTGTTTCTACATTGGGGGCTAAACTTTTCTTTGTCTAAGTTAGTCCCTGATATTTCCTTGAAAACCTTGAAGTTCAGACTCCAACATAGGAACAATTGCCAGTTCAAAGCATAACTTGTACCAAGAAGTTCAGACCCCAATATTGCAACAGTTGCCTAGTTCAAGCCCCAATGTGGAAACAATTATCAAGTTCAGGGATTAACTTGGACAAAAAGAAGTTCAAGCCCCAAAGTGGGAGTTGTTGCTCCAAATAGTGATTTAACTCTTTAAAAACTGCCTAGAATATTTCAGTTGAATAAGAAGAAGTGATTCCAGACAGTTTTGTAGgattcataaatatatatatatatatatagaaaagaCTAAAATGAATGTACCAAATTCGGGAACATGTTCCGTAAGGGTGCCATTCGGTTCTGACCACCATAAACCTGGCCAGAAGCAACATAAATCTGTGTTTCCTTGGGATATCCCATTGCCCGAAGAATCACTGCCACTTCGCCAGGTTCAAGGGGACAACGTCCCTCTTTCCTCTTTTGCAGTGCAAGCTGCCAGAGATGAGATCCGTTCTGCATTGCCAGTTACAACAAAGATATGACAAAATCCAGGCCAATTTTTGGTTCTTACCAAGCAAACAACCAGAAAACATCAAATTGTTATAGATCACCTTATACCGTCGAGGCCATTCTTTTTGTCTGTATTCCGCCATTTTAGCTTTCTCCTCCCTAGTTCCAACGAAATCACAGAATGATAGGCCTACCATCCCTTTCTCGAATCTAAGATGTAAAGCCCTGAATGAAATAAACTGTTGGTTAACTAGGAGTTAAATATAGCATCAATTCAGCATATTAGTAGAGACTAAACCGAAAATGTTACGAACATGTACGGGTTTGAACTTCCAGTGCGGTTCCTCATCCTTGAGACCAACAAATTTGCCATTTCCTCAATTTCCGGAAGAAATTTAAGAGCATGATAATTGACCCTGCATCTTAGCCTGTTGATTTCTGGAGGGACATTATCGTACCTGAACATTATCCAAGAGAAAAAGGAAATGAAACACAAAAGAGTAACAATCCAAGTCCTCATTCCTTGTctgaaaagatttttttttttttaagtagtCATCATATACAGATCTATGACATAcatgacttacccaagtctatcGACGAATGGTTTTAGGGCCATTATTTTCTTCTCTTTGACCCGAGGCAGCACATTGTCGATATAAAATTGAGCAGGTGCATATTTTGGAATATTCTTCACTGTTCGTCTATTACACAACAACACTTCTCCAGGTGAAAAAATTTTCCAGTTGCAAAAAGTTGGAATAAATTTGTATAAAGATATGCTTTGTAAGTTCTTGAATTCTCATATCATGTTTGAAAATGCAGAGACATAATTACACAATAAACCTAGGATTTTATGGCTACAAGTTCCAAAGCAGATAGATACTAATTAGCAGAGGTTAAGGTCTACAATGAAAAATATGAACCGAGACATGTGCAAACTCTTTTTATCATTTGCATTTAAGAGAGTCGGAAAAAGCCAACAAGTTACCCTTGTTCCCAAAATGAAATAAAGTAAAAGATAAACGAATTCCATCAGTTAATCTAATAATTTAAATTCACAATCACAAAATCTAGGAAATTAATGATGTCAACATGATTGAAGCAAATCCATAGAATCAAATAGCTTTAATTATAATAGCAAATCCAGCATAGAAGAGACAACACAAAGAACCATGAAAAAAAATCACCTTATACTTGTAAATAATTCTGATTTGTCAGTAAACCACCCGGGTATGTCACGGACAATTCGCACATCGTCCTTCAAGTAGTCAATGAAATGATCAACATCAAAAATGTCTTCAAATTTCCTACAAATAGTTTTACAAATATATTACAAACCAAAGCAGGAACTAGTGTAGCAGTGAGAAAAACTCAGAATTTCCACCATTATGTAGTAAGTTTAGAGCTCGAAATTTCAGTTCAATGTAAGAATATATTTTAAGTTTGAGCTAGtgctattatgatgaaaattGACAGCTTCACAATGTTATAAGTCAACCTCAATTAACTTGAATAACAAAACAATTATCATGCACCTAGAAATTTCAATGTTCACACAGGTTACATCATTCCAAGTAGAATTTAAGGTAGAACTTTAACATCATAGGATATGAGAGAAAAAAAGGCACTATAGTACAAACAAAATATTATTCCAACTTCTGTAGTCTTCGAAAAATAATGTTTAGTATAATATGAATTGTATGTAATAAGATTGGGCAGCTCTGGTTTAATAATTAGCCTTTTTGCTAAACTAATTATCTTGTAACTTCTTTTTTCTATGCATATATGACAATTTATAATATAACAATCACTGTAGACAAGACCAGTAGTACGCATAAGGTTGTCGGACAAGAAATCTCACGTTTGATCTTTCCATATCTGATCCTGTTTCAGCACTGGCAAAATAAGCGTGGCATTCATAATTTTGGCCACAGCCACTGCATTACATATCTGCATTGAGTGCGCAATAAGTTCATAAGTTTGTTGCTGGCCATTGAAGATGCCAAATCACCAGTATTTTCAGAAATCATTCAGCAATGTTCCGCTTAAGGACAGTTAAAGGGTACTGGGATATCGTAAAACGAGAATAGAACCAAGCAGCAAAAGAACTTTCAGGAAGAACTTCTTTCACGGATTCTCATCTTCAGCACTGATTTGTTTATAATCATCTTTGTTCTCCATTAATTATTGGTATTTGAATTGAACTCCAACAGGAGTTTCCATGATACAATAAGCAAGCAAAAGTCAAGTCAATAAAATAATGTAATCTTAGTCTCTGTATTCGTAGGTTTTGATGTTGCAGTCATCAAAGTGACAACACCATAACACTTCGAAATTGAAAGAGGCATGGCCTCTAACTCCAAGTCAGTGACACCAAACGTAAGTATCAGCACATAGACAACTTGGTATCCGTTTAAGACCAGAACAGTACTACCTGGTACTAATACAGTGCCGACTACCATGATCAGAAATTTTATGATTCAATAATTGAAAAAAGACTTATGACCTCCTACCAACTCCATAAGATGCATTCGAAAAATGATACAAACTCAACTCAATCAGGTTGCCATAAGAAGAAAAGAATCTATACCGCAATTCTTTGCTGATTTAGACCACCCTCAGCATGAATAAATATATAACCACTCGTTTCATTCTCGGGAGGAAGGTCTGCACAATAGTTAAAGAGTTAATAACCTAAGCCGTGATAACAAACATTTCCTAAATGCATTTCACAAAATGCGGGTGATACCAAATACACATCACTAATAAAGGAAGCCATAGACATTGGATACCCGACATTCCACCGTCACGCCGCTCGGCACAAGGCTTCCAAGAAGTAGTTGCAGAGAAAGGATTCTCCCAAAGCGAAGGATTCTCCTTGACCTAGAAACCAGGAAACACGATTTACAAAAAGCCAAAGCCATTGTTACAACAAGTAAGAAAAACAATAACAAGATCCCATCAGAAAAACTTACTCGCGGACAGTGAAGAACAATGCCATCTTTTTTACACAAATACGGAGAATTCTACAATAAAGATTAACAGTGATATTAGAATTAGTAACACAAAAATTAAATCCATGAAAAAAAAGTAGACCTCACAGTTTCCATTAAAAAAAATCAGCTAAACTTCAAATTAAACTTAACCAGCTAGAGCTAGTTCACTCCATTTAAATTTTTTCcccaaatatcaataatactattatttttaaaaaataagaataatttcAACTTCAAATCAGAAATTCCTATTTAACATAAAAGAatctagaaaaaaaaaagtatcgaGTAACTTCAACTACTTAAACACGAAGTGAATCAGTTCCTTACTAATGGTATGCAACATAAAAGAATCTAGAGAAAAAGAAGTGCAGACTAATTTCAACTACTTAAACACAAAGTAAATCAGCTCCTTACTAATAGTATGCAACATTAAAGaatctagaaaaaaaaaatagtgccAAGTAATTTGAACTGCTTCAACACAAAGTGAATCAATTCCTTACTAATCGTTGTAAGATCGAGAAAAAGGAAATCAATCCAGCAACGGCGATGAAAACGAGCAAGAGAAGCGAGATCCTGGAACCGTGTTGAGAAAACCTAGGATCATCATTAAGGAAAGGGAAAAAAGAGTAAATTTGTGACCAAAACGAACTGTAACGATCTCGAAACGAATGGCGAGGATGATCGTCATCATCATCTCGAAGGACGTGATCGTTGAAGATGAGAGGGGAAGCATCCTCGTCGCGTTTCATCGGAGAAGAAGAGGCTCGGCTCCCGAGCGAGCTGCCCGAGTGCCTCAGCTCAACCATGGCTCGCTTCGGACTGTAAGCCAGCTTGCGAGAGCTCAGCTTCCGCTTCTTCGACTCGGCTTTTCGCAATTGGTGGCGCTGGTGGTGGTGATGGTAAGTGACTTGCGAGTGGAATGAAAGTTCTATCGAAGTCCACATATATATAATGTGTCCAAAGATTCAACTAAACGTGGCTGAAAACAAGATTTAATTTGGTTTTCGTCCTTCTATTAtgttaaaatttgatatttaaacctataatttaattttcataatttgatcCTTTATTTCTAATAAAGTTATTAGTAAATTCAAATTAATAATAGGCTTAATTATAAGATTGACCCCAAATTATGCATTTTTCACTTAGatatctattttttatttataaaatgatATCTAAATTATCAATTTATCTCATTTTATACAAAATGTGTACAATATCATGCATGAATGTGATACATGTCACATTCTTATTggttaataattttatctcattttaTTTTTCAAGTGTACGACATTTGGTGAATATGCCacatgtaatggcctaaattcaaggttatcggaataaTAGTTTCATAACCATAGATCTGATTTAAAgggaaatttatttcaatattttttcttgaaaattgatatgataggaaaatcgtatgaaaatattgatagaaaaattttaccgatttagtggttagttagaaaaagaaattattgaagaaattgggtaaaaacaagatatcgggacctctatcttgtaaaaccgagtcgaaaataattttataaatatttatgaaatgttattagtgtggtactaaaattttgttaggaaattttaatgtttgggtagtcaattaaatgaaaaggactaaattgtaataggtgtaaaagttactaaaatgattaaatagcttaagagtctaatcagaaaggatttaaaaggaaattagacccaaaagctATTTGAGCTGGACGGcgagggtatgaaatcagcagaaaaattgataaattaagggtaaaattgaagtattgcaaaattaactaaataaagctaggactaaataggaaatatctagatttttcttcatttctcttcaattccagcagctaaaaatgccataggagggttctctaagctgatatttcataatttttgcaccaagtgagttaatccttccctttttcttgtaatttttgtgtttctaagacttttacaactaggtcctcctattaaattcattagtttttgatttcatggatgaaattgaaagtcaccatggttgatttctgtaattttatgatgaaatataattaaattaaagctttaatttgtttatgagatgattttattaggtaatttcaatagaaattgatttttagcacctaattgtgaaaatgcttggaattaaagtctattgctgaaattctgattcctaaaggttgtaaactagtttaaggtgatagaataaaatattaattgagaaaaatcagttcAATTGAGAGGccaattgagtagggacgaaattatcatttattaaaagcttaggggaaaaatggtaataaacagcttgcacaaaaacagtttggacagcagcagtagactaactttgaaaaatcaccataaattttagaaatctaattagaagatgaaaaaaatatggaattaaagcttattgagtctagtttcttatagaagaaatagtgtaagcaatggatttgtaaattttgagatataatgaattttgtgagacaaggtcagaatgaattcgggttcccctgttctgactttgaaaaatcataaaaaattgaataaaaacaattaggggcttaaatttatatgtctagaatccttaatgagtctatttttaagagaaacaaatgagaatatcatttgaattctgtatgaagagataattaatttttagtgaagaagggtcagaactgtctacagcagaacaggggtgactttaaagaataaactgtactgattagctaaaccaaaaactctgaaaattttatggtaagaagatatgtgagtctagtttcagggaaaattatcggatcctaatttggagttctgtatctcaagataaaaataatttagtgactatgactcaagtagacagctttgaatgaactataaataatagttgaattatagagaatgttgcatatgaatatgaaatgtattaaattgataattaaatttatttatttagattcagaagattcaaatacgaagctagatcgaggaaaggaaaaagttcgggattagtagatttttttttgtttacaaacaagtatcaaggtaagttcgtgtaacttgaattatattcttaaatgcttgagattgtatgttatttatgtgaatatgatttgaatgttcattgtatgaaaatttatgaaacattgatatatttgataaaatgggaagaaatcccggttgaatgaaagaaaaattcgatggatctctgaaaaggaattgatggtaaaaaggatctaacccggacgggtgatcctatcctgatatagccctcccgaagaatatgtgtaaaatgaatttagcccagacgggtaatccgaattagggtctgaatttagcctagactggtaattcagatccaagctcattagagtaattgtcgttgcaggggatttagcctgaactggtaatcccgacaatactctatgagtttatattgcgaggatttagctttggtggtaatcccattgcaaggttgaggttcatgagtgtgctctctgaaatggatatgtgcgcacatgaatatgaattgacggacccggaattgtacaacaaatgtgtacctctgaaaatccatcgaaattccgataaattcaacaagataaatatggaaaaataacaaggaaatggaaatcatggtattgatgagctcatcaatcatagtatatattattggtacatggaaattattatactaacttgaatgttgagtttgtgcatgttagggtaataatgcattgaatggatatatgaatgtttattatattgtattgaaaatattaggtaagtataattcttgttacatgagcttactaagcacaaagtgcttaccccgtttcctttttccctgttttgtagtgttaagagctcggaggtcgaatttggtcggagacacatcacactatcaacctcaggatttcggtatataaagaaactttattttggaaatcaatggcatgtataagctaacaaagtaaatgttaacgtgaaatgaatgtaaagttagccattagtatggttaacaaacctggttttagatatgtgatgacgttatcttataaatatgcatgaatttatcttgaaaatatgttgaattgatttggttgatgtggattggtctcgatttaatattgcagggaaggttagatatttataaaggggctatattgaatataaaaaaaagaaatttaattcgtaaactccggtaatgcctcgtaccctattccggcaatgaatacgggtaagggtatTATACCACATGTGATGTTCTTATTGACTAAtgttttgaataaaatgaaataaaattaataatttaaatatattttttatttgaaagcCATGATCCGAGTCAGAGTCAGCAATGGAGAATGATTAAGagtgaaaataaagaacaaaaattTGGGGAAAGCATTGAGATCGATGCAAAAGACGATGCAATGTAACAGAGTTAAAACAGTTGATCAGTGATCAAGCAATAATTGAGTGTCATCACATTAAAAACTTGGAGAATCAAATCTTAGTGCGTAATAATTTGAAGTTAAGTTTCGATCCATGAAAATTAGGTACTTCAGAATTATTTCACTTCCTACGAAATTATGGATATGTAGATATTTATTTTTGCTCATCTATTTAATCGATAGTAGTTTCAGTAAATATTGTTTCTTGTATGAGCACCTTTTAAAAACAACCTCATTGGGAGCAACATCACATTGAGAACAAATTTTTGGGAATAACCTTGGAAAGTTGATAAGATTCTTAGTTATTTTACTTTTAGGATGGTCTGGAGAGCATAGCTTAAAAGGCTCgtatacaaaaattattaagaatttGTTCTTAATCTTTCTTTAGAAATTTAAGTATTCCTCTTTATTTCTTTAATGACTAATCATTGCATTGGCACTTAAAAAGgcttttttttttgctaaaatgCCACTATCTATTTAAGTTAACTTTCATTTTACCACACTCAAGTAACCACTTTGAATTCCAATTCCATTTTTACtgagtatttttttttaattttttggctAACTTAACTCTTTAAATATTATCTCTGCAACCACAATAACCACCGCAGCTCTTGTTCTTTTCAACTAAGCCTGTTGAGTTGGACAGGTTGTTCGAACCATGGACAActcaaaaaattttaaacccaaaTCTGTTTTTTAAATTGACTCAACCTAGCATATCAaacctattttattattttaaaatttttacatttaaatttttattgaaatataATTTTCTTTTCGAGCTCAGATCAACTAAGCCTATCCAGCTGGACAGATTGTTCGAGCTATGGACAACTTTATATTAGATCAATAATAAACCCAAAGAACGCTTTGGGCCCCAAAATTGTGGACACACCGGGCTTACACGTGAAATAGCTGCACTCTTTCGGCCCTCCTTTGTAGCCGAAAAAACCATTAGCAGCATCAACAtttctcattttcttcttctttttgttaCCCAAATGCTCCTTTCATGTCGATTCTGATCGGGTCCCAACCCTTTCAAACCCATCTGATATGCATTTGTGTCTGATATGTATCACGCTCTGGGCACGACCCGCCTAATATACCGTGCCCGCATCTCAAGATTCGTTAAAACTGGCCTCATCGACCAAGCCGTCCACCTGTTCGACGAAATGACTCAATCAGATTGCCGAGTCTTTGGCATCGACTACAACCGATTCATCGGCGTCCTTATTCGTCATTCCCGTTTCGACTTAGCTGAACGCTACTACTTCCAAATGTTCCCTCAGGGTTTCTCTCTGACCCCATTTACTTACTCTCGATTTATCTCTGGTTTATGCACTGTCAAAAACTTTAGTCTCATTGAGCTTCTTTTAGATGATATGGATAAATTGAATTATGTTCCTGATATTTGGGCGTTTAACATTTATTTGAATCTTTTGTTTAAAGAGAAAAAGGTAGAGTTAGCTTTAGAGGTTTTTTATAGCATAGTTGAGAAAGGGAGAGACCCGGATGTTGTAACGTATACGATAATGATTGATGGGATGTGTGAAGCTGGGAAGCTTGATAATGCTGTTGAGTTTTGGAAGGAAATGGTGGGGAAAGGTTTAAAACCAGATAAGAAAGCCTGTTGTGCGCTTGTCATTTGGTTGTGCGAAGGTGGGAAGGTTGATTTGGCGTATGAGCTTATTATTGAGGTGATTAAGGGTGGAGATGTAGAGTTTAGTTCATTGCTCTTTAATGCACTGATTAATGGGTTTTGTAAAATGAGGAGAATCGATAAGGCGCAGGCAATAAAGTCGTTTATGACAAAAAATGGGTGTCAGCCGGATTTGGttacttataatattttgttgaatTATTGTTGTAATGAGCTTATGTTGGAGAAGGCAGAGAAGTTGATGAAGAAGATGGAGAGGAACAGGATGGGACCTGATGTTTATAGTTATAACCAGATGATTAAGGGGCTTTGTAATGCTGATCGGTTGGATAAAGCATACTTCTTGATGGTTAATAAGATGGAGCCGAATGGGTTGGCTGATGCTGTTTCTTATAATACCATTATCAAAGCATTTTGCAAAGGTGGTCATGTTCGAAAAGCTTACAAACTTTTTGAGGAAATGAGTAGGAAGGGGATTTCACCTGATGTTGCGACGTACACAACTCTTATAAAAGCTTTTCTTAATGAAGGTAGTTCCGATGTAGCTAAAGCACTTATCGATCATATGTCAGGGATGCGTCTGTTGCCTGATCAGATTTTCTATACTACGATTATTGACCACCTATGCAAAAGTGGGAAAGTTGAAAGAGCTTGTGGAATTTTTAATGACATGATAATGCAGGGAGTTAACCCTGATGTGATTTCATACAATGCCCTCATCAATGGGTTTTGCAAGTCTAACAGAGTAAATGAAGCTTTACATCTATACGAGGAAATGCAGACTAAAGGGCTCTCTCCTGACGAAACAACTTACAAATTGATAATTGGAGGGCTTGTACTGGAAAAGAAACTTGCTAAGGCTTGCACAGTATGGGATCAAATGATGGAGAAGGGTTTTACTCTTGACGGAGCTCTTTCAGAGACACTGATCAATGCTATCCAATCAACAGACTCTGCATAAAGGTGGTAGTATTTTGCATTTCAAATTCCATTACTTAATCTACATGTGTCTTTTGGGTGGTTCCTTCTTCTGTTTTTATGGAAATACTTGGTTTGCTCTAAGAGCAGCACATGGTGTTAATGATTTTCTGACACTACTAGTACAACCCAATGCATCTTCTTGCTATCCTACCCTAGCCTTGTTTGCAAGACT contains these protein-coding regions:
- the LOC108460918 gene encoding protein PECTIC ARABINOGALACTAN SYNTHESIS-RELATED-like, which encodes MVELRHSGSSLGSRASSSPMKRDEDASPLIFNDHVLRDDDDDHPRHSFRDRYSSFWSQIYSFFPFLNDDPRFSQHGSRISLLLLVFIAVAGLISFFSILQRLNSPYLCKKDGIVLHCPRVKENPSLWENPFSATTSWKPCAERRDGGMSDLPPENETSGYIFIHAEGGLNQQRIAICNAVAVAKIMNATLILPVLKQDQIWKDQTKFEDIFDVDHFIDYLKDDVRIVRDIPGWFTDKSELFTSIRRTVKNIPKYAPAQFYIDNVLPRVKEKKIMALKPFVDRLGYDNVPPEINRLRCRVNYHALKFLPEIEEMANLLVSRMRNRTGSSNPYMALHLRFEKGMVGLSFCDFVGTREEKAKMAEYRQKEWPRRYKNGSHLWQLALQKRKEGRCPLEPGEVAVILRAMGYPKETQIYVASGQVYGGQNRMAPLRNMFPNLVTKEELASKEELAGFRKHVTSLAALDFLVCLKSDVFVMTHGGNFAKLIIGARRYMGHRQKSIKPDKGLMSKSFGDPYMGWATFVEDVVVTHQTRTGLPEETFPNYDLWENPLTPCMCKA
- the LOC108458094 gene encoding pentatricopeptide repeat-containing protein At1g13040, mitochondrial: MYHALGTTRLIYRARISRFVKTGLIDQAVHLFDEMTQSDCRVFGIDYNRFIGVLIRHSRFDLAERYYFQMFPQGFSLTPFTYSRFISGLCTVKNFSLIELLLDDMDKLNYVPDIWAFNIYLNLLFKEKKVELALEVFYSIVEKGRDPDVVTYTIMIDGMCEAGKLDNAVEFWKEMVGKGLKPDKKACCALVIWLCEGGKVDLAYELIIEVIKGGDVEFSSLLFNALINGFCKMRRIDKAQAIKSFMTKNGCQPDLVTYNILLNYCCNELMLEKAEKLMKKMERNRMGPDVYSYNQMIKGLCNADRLDKAYFLMVNKMEPNGLADAVSYNTIIKAFCKGGHVRKAYKLFEEMSRKGISPDVATYTTLIKAFLNEGSSDVAKALIDHMSGMRLLPDQIFYTTIIDHLCKSGKVERACGIFNDMIMQGVNPDVISYNALINGFCKSNRVNEALHLYEEMQTKGLSPDETTYKLIIGGLVLEKKLAKACTVWDQMMEKGFTLDGALSETLINAIQSTDSA